A region from the Corylus avellana chromosome ca7, CavTom2PMs-1.0 genome encodes:
- the LOC132186999 gene encoding clavaminate synthase-like protein At3g21360 has protein sequence MAETFVQTQFLHQKFYNGIQFPSVLSPDPKTPLSLSRFTQAIKTQKAFLDSLLHKSGAVLLRGFPVSTASDFNDVVEAFGFEELPYVGGAAPRTSVVGRVFTANESPPDQKIPFHHEMAQVPEFPSKLFFFCEVEPGSEGETPIVLSHIVYERMKERYPEFVERLEEHGLLYTRVLGEDDDPSSPIGRGWKSTFLTTDKNVAEQRAAKLDMKLEWVGDAVKTIMGPIPAIKYDKTRQRKIWFNSMVAAYTGWEDARNDPVKAVTFGDGKPLPADIIYDCLKILEEESIAFPWQKGDVLLLDNLAVLHSRRSFNPPRRILASLCK, from the exons ATGGCGGAGACTTTCGTGCAAACCCAATTCCTGCACCAAAAGTTTTACAACGGAATTCAATTCCCTTCGGTTCTATCTCCGGACCCCAAAACCCCCTTGTCTCTCTCTCGTTTCACCCAAGCCATCAAAACCCAGAAAGCATTTCTCGACTCTCTGCTCCACAAGTCAGGCGCCGTACTCCTCAGGGGCTTTCCGGTGAGTACAGCCTCGGACTTCAACGACGTCGTTGAGGCGTTTGGTTTCGAGGAGCTCCCATACGTGGGCGGAGCCGCTCCGCGGACCAGCGTGGTGGGTCGGGTTTTCACGGCCAATGAGTCCCCGCCGGACCAGAAGATTCCTTTTCACCACGAAATGGCTCAG GTTCCGGAGTTTCCCTCCAAACTGTTCTTCTTCTGTGAAGTGGAGCCTGGAAGCGAGGGAGAAACTCCTATAGTTCTCAGCCACATTGTGTATGAAAGAATGAAAGAGAGGTACCCAGAATTCGTTGAAAGACTGGAAGAGCATGGATTGCTGTATACGCGGGTATTAGGGGAAGACGACGACCCTTCATCTCCAATCGGACGTGGGTGGAAGTCTACATTCTTGACCACAGACAAGAATGTGGCTGAGCAAAG GGCTGCCAAGTTGGATATGAAGTTGGAATGGGTGGGGGATGCAGTGAAAACAATAATGGGTCCAATCCCAGCAATTAAATATGACAAGACGAGGCAGCGCAAGATTTGGTTTAACAGCATGGTTGCTGCTTATACAGGGTGGGAGGATGCAAGGAATGATCCTGTTAAAGCTGTTACCTTTGGGGATGGCAAACCCTTACCAGCTGATATCATCTACGATTGTCTCAAAATCCTTGAAGAGGAATCTATAGCCTTTCCTTGGCAGAAAGGTGATGTTCTTTTACTGGATAATTTGGCTGTCCTCCACTCCCGAAGATCATTCAATCCACCGCGCCGCATACTAGCTTCACTTTGCAAATAG